Genomic window (Nicotiana sylvestris chromosome 7, ASM39365v2, whole genome shotgun sequence):
AAATGCAGAAATTAAAGACACCAagaattttatactggttcggattcaatgtgaatcctaatTCAATCCCATTGGGTTGCAAGGGATTTCTCTTCAAGTAAATGAGTTTTTTTCGAGTACAAATTTGATATTTGTCACTCAATTTTCTAGCACTCGTTTGATACAATGTCTCACCAGTTGTATGCTCTCTTTCTATCCTTGACTTGTTACACAACATATCTATATAGGCTACTATGCTTGTTTGTAGTAAATTGAAGAGAGTTattttggttcgatcaaagtatacTAAGGATGGAGTTGCACTATGAATTTATACACGGATGAATGGTGAAGGCTTGTCAACCCAAGGGttttgatccttggaaagagttgattctttccaagaataaagtACTAGTCGTTGCTTCCCTTCAGATCTTTTCCTTTGGCAAATGACGGGTTTGACATAATTATTCCTTGATTTTTGGACCTTTCGATCTTGACTGTTGTCTGGATACTCTAGCTTTAATTTGTATTCAGTGATTTGATCGGACTCGTTAATTACAGATTGTGTTGAATCTTTATTCCATTACGACAGATTTGATTTCCCAGAATCATGGAGTTAATCCTGTTTTGCTGATGTAGAGTTGATTCTTTCCTTGTGCATCGTGAGTATTTGGGGTAGCTTCCTGTGAGAATAATATCCTTCCTTGTTCGACATGGCAATTCCAATAGTTCCTTTTTGCTTCTTTGAACTCCTGCACATGCATATTAATTTGCATCATTAAAATATGTTCTAACAAGTGTAGgttgggaagtttcggtagctgtgATTACCAGGAAGGTGTGATTTCACTgtcgctgctgctgctactgcttgctgaaccccttattacaccaagccaaaataaaagaagctagactaaactatgatctatgaattacaagaatcatatctatatcttcaaacttgatcttgcagtttctgctgctctgttgacttgtactctccaggtgaaattcctttgtcgctgacttgaattatattctgaggtgcttttcctttgttctccaggtgggcgcctgattagtAAACtcgaaccgtcttcctttgaacattgctgctttccctttgttcttccatgtgggcgcctgattaccaacatttgaattatcttcctttccttCCTCCGACACTTGACttgtttttcctttgttttctaggtgggcgcctgattgccgaacttgcaCCGTCTTGATTTAAACATTgctactttccctttgttctccaggtgagctcctgattaccaacatttacacggtttttcctcaaaacttgaactgcttccctttgttctccaggtgggctcctgattaccaacacttgaattgattttccctttgttatccaggtggggtcctgattaccaacacttgaattgatttccctttgttctccaggtggattcctgattaccaatacttgaattgctttttcctttgttctccaggtaggctcctgattaccaacacttgaattgctttttgttctccaggtgggctcctgattaccaacacttgaattgttttccctttgttctccaggtgggatcctaattaccaacacttgaattgctttctctttgttctccaggtgggctcttgattaccaacGCTTGAATTCTTTTTCcctttattttccaggtgggctcctgattaccaacacttgaattgttttctctttgttctccaggtgggctcctgattaccaacacttgaattgcgtttccctttgttcttcaggtgggctcctgattaccaatacttgaattgctttttcctttgttcttcaggtgggctcctgattaccaacactttaaccgtattcccttactctccaggtgggcgcctgattgccaaaactttaatttgCTTTTCCTTggaacttgatttgttttccctttgttctccaggtgggctactgattgccaaacttgaactacTCCCTCTTGCgactgcttttcctttgaactgtcttcccttgtttctccaggtgggttgcTGATTGTTTGAACCTGAGTCGTCCTCCATTCTTAAAACTCGTGTTGtcttctcttgttctccaggtgggtgccagaTTTCAACAAAATCgacaaaacaaatgaaattttctgccccaatttggtagcTAGGCACAtctatgagtgttaattgaatcatgttaccagaaAACCTCAAAGAATtttaaaagctagatcccattatccaggaatgTCCTGAAACTCCTAACTaatgacaattttaaagctaaattatatttcctgaaggtatgacttctgctaaatcttgttatctatgaaggtcttaaaactaaatcccattatccaggagaatCCTGAAAATTTCCAGTTGAGTCTTGTactaagaatgaaaacttcaaaaccaacttatattttctcaaagtagagcttatgctagGTCTTtttactcatgaatgttttggattttaactaagtcccattgtccaggatAAGGGTGAGCATAAAATCCAAAAAACCGAATTCCGAACTGGAccgaattaatttggtatttcgatTTCGTTTTTTCGGTATTTTGGTATAATTCGGTACTAAATTTTTGGTATTTTGGTATAACAGTATGGTTCTCGGTATTAAGACATTGATaattcggtataccgaaataccaAATTTATATATGTGCTTCCAGCTCAAAATTTTAAGTTTACTTCTAGCCCAGTAACTCAAGACTAAGCCCAATTGCCCAAGTCCATCTCTTTCCCTTGTTTCTAAGGACTAGATTTAAAATTAGGTTTCTCTCAATTAAGTGAGAGAACAGATCGGCTGTGTGACCTTGTGGCTACGAGTGCGAGTGTGCGACTGCGAGTACTGTGACTGCAAAACGACTTCACAACCTCGATGCCGACGTCTCTCAAGCGTGACTTCTTGTTTCCTCATTTTTTTACCTTCATTATTCAATCTTCAACTCTTCAACAGGTTTACAACTTTTtcattcttcaatcttcagtttATAACTTTGTATTTTGTAACCAATAGTTTATTTTCTTGTGTTGATCCTTTTAGATAAGCCTAAAAGCTAAGCTATGTGATAAACAAGTGTGTATCTGAAATGGTTATACCTCATGATTTACAACATGTAAGTCCTGTGATTTCTTTTAGAAAAATGAAGGAAACATTAATTGATATAATAACTAAAAAGATGGAGGTGCATATATTCACGAGAATAGCGTTATCATTTTTGGGGTTACATTAGCACTAAAGAAATTAAAATCTGTGACACACACTCGAATCTTGATGCTTCCAAAATACTTTAAATTTACAAATTAGAGAAAAGTAAATAATTTATTAGGATTAATAAGAGGGAGAGCGATTATAGCAGATTATTTGTGTGATTGTTTGACTGTCTgtatttgttttaatttgtgtTTGACTGTTTGTAAAAAGATCTAAACCCAACTCTAGTCTCAATTTGTGTTTGACTGTttgtatttgttttaattttgtatAGATAACACATGCTCCTAGATTTCCTATTCTTTCAGAGTTGGCTCGTGATGTGTTGGCCATTCCAATTTCTAGTGTAGCGTCGGAATGTGTGTTTAGCACCGATGGTCgtattcttgattcatttaggagttcattgactccTAAATGGGTGCAAACTCTTATTTGTGTTCAAGATTGGTTTAGAGAAGAGAAGAATCCTATTAGTGTTGAAGAAGACTTGAAGTATCTTGAGGAACTTGAGCTTGGTAAGCTTTAATTTTTTTTGTGTATTTTAGTTCAAAATAATATATTACACTTGTTTATTTATATGACGTATTTGGTCGAATTATCTTTAGATATGGAAAATAATGGAAGCACTACTACCATTATTTGATCACTTTGATGTATAGTTGCAACTTGAGTGGTGAGTTGACTACTCTATTTGTTTGGTGATATACTTTTGTAGTTTTGTTCTTTTatcatcaaaaaaaatatattctaacttgtgattttatcttcttttttagGTTCAAGTTCAATCATGCCCCGTGCTCCTAAAGTACGCTCTCATGTTTGGGAACACTTCCAGAAATCCGTATTCAAGACTAAGTTGATTTTGTTGCTACTTGCCTGCTTATTAGTTAAACTTACAACTTTATGTTCTGCAGAATGGCAGTAGCCAGTTGTTTTGCAAACTTTGCATAATGTTGTTGCTGTGACTTGTGAGCTTGTGACACTTTAGTTATTATT
Coding sequences:
- the LOC104246726 gene encoding uncharacterized protein, yielding MPTSLKRDFLFPHFFTFIIQSSTLQQITHAPRFPILSELARDVLAIPISSVASECVFSTDGRILDSFRSSLTPKWVQTLICVQDWFREEKNPISVEEDLKYLEELELDMENNGSTTTII